The DNA segment ACCACGAAACCGAACGCACCTTGCACGCCGCCGGTTACACCTACGACAGCATTCTGCCGGCCGGCGAACATCTGTTCGTGCGCCGCACCGCCAATCTGCACACCGGCGGCACCCTGGAAGACGTCACCGCCATTCTGCATCCGACGCTGGTCGATGCAGCCGTGCGTGCGGCACGCGCGCTGGATATTCCGATGGTCGGCCTCGACCTGATGGTGCCGGCGGCGGATCAGCCGGAGTACGTTTTTATCGAAGCCAACGAACGCGCCGGCTTGGCCAACCACGAGCCGCAACCGACGGCGGAACGCTTTGTCGATCTGTTGTTTCCGCATAGTCAGTCGGCGATCTGACAGTGATGTTCTGAATGCACCACCGCTATCGCTAGCAAGCTAGCTCCCACAGGGGAACGCATTCCAATGTGGGAGCGAGCCAGCTCGCGAAGGGGCCGCATCAGACACCGCAAATCCCCCTCATCGAAACCATCGGTGTGCTCAACCCATCAGGAGTTTCCATGACCCTGCAAATCCCCGAACCGGATCTGAACTACCTGCAAAAAGTCCTGCTGGAAATGCTCGCCATTCCCAGCCCCACCGGCTTCACCGACACCATCGTGCGCTATGTCGCCGAGCGTCTGGAAGAACTCGGCATCCCGTTCGAAATGACCCGGCGCGGAACGATTCGCGCCACACTCAAAGGCAAGAAGAACAGCCCCGACCGCGCAGTCTCGGCGCACCTGGATACCATTGGCGCCGCGGTCCGCGCGGTCAAGGACAACGGCCGCCTGACCCTCGCCCCGGTCGGCTGCTGGTCGAGCCGCTTCGCCGAGGGCAGTCGCGTCAGCCTGTTCACCGACAGCGGCGTGATTCGCGGCAGCGTGTTGCCGCTGATGGCGTCCGGGCATGCGTTCAATACGCAGGTCGATGAAATGCCGATCAGTTGGGATCACGTCGAACTGCGCCTGGATGCCTATTGCACGACCAAGGCCGATTGTGAATCGCTGGGCATCAACGTCGGCGACGTGGTGGCGTTCGATCCGCTGCCGGAATTCACCGAAAGCGGCCATATCAGCGCCCGTCACCTGGATGACAAGGCCGGTGTCGCGGCGCTGCTTGCCGCCCTCAAAGCCATCATCGACAGCGGCCAGGAATTGATGATCGATTGCCATCCGCTGTTCACCATTACCGAAGAAACCGGCAGTGGCGCGGCGGCGGCTTTGCCGTGGGACGTCAGTGAGTTCGTTGGCATCGACATCGCCCCGGTCGCACCCGGCCAGCACTCCAGCGAGCATGCTGTCAGCGTGGCGATGCAGGATTCCGGCGGGCCGTACGACTATCACCTGTCGCGGCACTTGTTGCGCCTGGCCGGTGAACACGAATTGCCGGTGCGCCGCGACATGTTCCGCTATTACTTCAGCGACGCGCATTCGGCGGTGACTGCCGGGCACGACATCCGCACCGCCCTGCTCGCCTTTGGCTGCGATGCGACTCACGGTTATGAACGTACGCACATCGACAGTCTGGCGGCGTTGAGCCGGTTGCTCGGTGCTTACATTCTGAGCCCGCCGGTGTTCGCCAGCGACGCGGCGCCGGCCAATGCCTCGCTGGACCGCTTCAGTCATCAGATCGAACACGATACGCAGATGGAGAGCGAAACGCGGGTGCCGCCGGTGGACAGTCTGGTGGGACAGCGTTCCGACAGTTAAAGCATCGTTGTCTGAGATACCGCTATCGCGAGCAGGCTCACCCCTACAGGAGAACGCATTCCAATTGTAGGAGTGAGCCTGCTCGCGATGTCGCCGTCGAGGCACTACAAAAACTGGCAGGCCAACCCCAATCGCCGTAGCATCGCGCCATTGATTTAGCCGAGGTGCCCATGCTGATACCCCACGACGCGCTTGAAGTCGACACCCTCACCCGCCTGATCGAGGATTTTGTCACCCGCGACGGTACCGACAACGGCGATGACACGCCGCTGGAAACCCGCGTTCTGCGCGTACGCCAGGCGCTGACCAAGGGCCAGGCGTTGATCGTCTTCGATCCGGAAAGCGAACAGTGCCAGTTGATGCTCAAGCATGATGTGCCCAGGCATTTGTTCGACTGACGCTCAGCGAACCTTCTGCACACCTTCCTTGCGCTTGATCCGGTCGTAGACTTCGGAGCGGTGCACGTGCACGTTTTGCGGGGCTTCGACGCCAAAGCGCACGCTGGAGCCATTGACCGACAGAACACGCAAAGAGATGTCGTCACCGATTGAAATCAACTCACCAACGACACGGCTGAGTACAAGCATGAGATAGGTCCTTCAGGGTTAGCGAACCCAGAAGATGCGCGGCTTGCGGCGGCTACACAATGCGCAGCAGGCAAATCAGTTTTGCCTTACAGCCTTGCGCGCTCAGAGCCGTCAGACGTTTCCCGCAAAACAACCTCAAGCCGCTGAAAAACGCGGCCCGAACAGGATCACGCTGGCGCCGATCACGCATAACGCCACGCCGATCCAGTCAGAGCCCAACGGGCGCGCTCGCTCGACCACCATCAGCCAGCCAATCGAAGCGACGATGTAGATTCCGCCGTAAGCGGCATACGCGCGCCCGGCGTAGTTGGCTTCGACGCGGGTCAGCAGGAGTGCGAACAGCGTCAGACTCAACAGTGCTGGAATCACCCACAGCGCACTTTTGCCCTGGCGCAGCCACATGAAGAAGGCGAAACAACCGGCGATCTCGAACAGCGCCGCGAGGAAGAACCACAAGTAATTGAGCATCGATGCGTCTCGACAGGGTGACCATTGCGGCCACCCTAACGACGCCGTCTGCTGCGGGCAAGTTCAGCCGTTGTTCTGTTTGGCCTTGGCGCGCATTTTTTCGGCCATGCTGGTCATCTCGTTATAGAGCAACTGCGGGTTCTTCTGCTTGATCGCCCAGGCCATGCGCCCTTGTTCGTGGGGCAGGATCATGAATTCACCGGCGGCCACTTGCCGGTAGATGTAGTCGGCGATATCCGCGGCGGTGATCGGCGAACTTTCCAACAACTTGCCCACCTGGGCCTTCATCGCCGGAGTCGGCCCGCGGAACGAATCGAGCAGGTTGGTCTGAAAGAACGACGGACAAACCACGTGCACACCGACTTCCTGTTGCGCCAGCTCAATCAACAGACTTTCCGAAAGCGCCACCACACCGGCCTTGGCCACGTTGTAGTTGCTCATCGCCGGCCCCTGCATCAGCGCCGCCATAGAGGCGATGTTGATGATCTTGCCTTTGCTCTGCTCGAGCAGCGGCAGGAACGCCTTGCAGCCCTTGACCACGCCCATCAGATTGATTGCGATCTGCCAGTCCCAGTCTTCCAGCGACAACTCGCTAAAGAAACCGCCCGAGGCCACGCCGGCATTATTGACGATGATGTCGATGCCGCCGAGTTTCTCTTCACACGCTTGGGCGAACGCTGTGAGCTGGCTGTAATCGCGCACATCGCAGCGCTGCACAAAACCGTCGCCGCCGGCCTCGCGGACTAGTTTGAGGGTTTCCTGCAGGCCCGGTTCGCTGACGTCGGACAGCGCCAGTTGCCAGCCCTCACGCGCCCAGCGCAGCGCGATTTCGCGGCCCAGACCGGAGCCCGCGCCAGTGATCATCATGCGATTTTGCATAGCAGACAGCCTTGTTGTTCCGGGAAAGATGCGCCGAGTGTAGCGAACGTTCGGCCACCACCCACGCTCCATCAGATTGCTGAATGGTGAGTGCAAACCGGGGCGCGTTGGATTCAATGAGGGCGAGTAAGTTCTGAACTAGCCGGGCGAAAAAACGAAATAAGCCTGCAATCCAAATACATTAAAAAAACATGGAATTTTTTCCACTTGGCACAAGTCGGAACTTGTAAGCCGGCTGGAATTACTTGGTATCCAGTCGCCCTTGAACATCAAGACTTCTCGACATTACCAACAAGGAAATCGACATGGGCACAATTCTTATCATCATCCTGATCCTGTTGCTGATCGGTGGTCTGCCGGTCTTCCCGCACTCCAGAAGTTGGGGTTATGGTCCGTCGGGCATCATCGGTGTCGTACTGGTCGTGCTGTTGGTGTTGTTGTTACTCGGCAAGATATGACGATTTAAAGCTGAAAAAAAAGAGGCCCTGTTCAGGGCCTCTTTTTTATTGCGCGTTTTTTAACAGCAATCAGTCCGGCTTGCCGTGAATCACACCGGCGGTGTTATCCAGCAGGCTCTTGGTCGCGGTTTGCAGGAACGCTTCCAGCTTGAGTTTCAGTTCGGCGGTACGCGGTGCATTCGGCACTACTTCGGCATGCGGATTGGCACCGAGTTGGTATTGCCAGATTTTCGGCCCCATGTCCTTGTCGCGCGGCAACACCAGAATCTGGTCGGCGGTGACAATCGCCGTGGTCTGCTCGCTGCCCGATGGCTTGATCACACCGAAACCGGTATCGCCCTGCGGCAGGTTGAGCAGGTCGCGGCCCCAGCACTGGTGCCGCACTTCGCCACCGAGACGCCCCATGATGGTCGGCACGATGTCGATCTGGGTGCCCACCGTATGGTCACGCGTACCGAACTTCTGCTGGATGCCCGGGGCGATCATCAGCATTGGCACGTTGAAGCGGCCCAGGTCCATTTCGGTGATCTGACGCTCGTTGCCGAAGCCGTGGTCGCCGACGATGACGAACAGGGTTTCGTTGAAGTACTTCTCCTTGCGCGCCTTCTCGAAGAACTGGCCCAGCGCCCAGTCGGAGTAGCGCATGGCAGTCAGGTGTTCGTTGAGGCTGCCACGGTCAGTCACGCGCTCGACCGGCAATGGCGTCGGCAAGGCGTATGGCGTGTGGTTGGACAGGGTTTGCAGCAGCGCGTAGAACGGCTTGCCGTTTTCCCGCGCCTTCAGCTCCTGCAGACCACGGTCGAACATGTCCTGGTCGGACACGCCCCACGTCGGATCGGAGAACACCGGATTGACGAAGTCGTTGCGGCCGACGAAGTTGGTCATGCCCTGGTTGCTGAAGAAGCCCGACTGGTTGTCCCAGGCAAAATCGCCGTTGTAGACGTACACGTCGTCGTAGTCACGCGCACTGAGCAACTGCGGCAGGCCGGACAGCTTGTGGCTGCCTTCCGGGGTCTGCATCAGGTATTCGAAACCTGGCAGGTTGGGGAAGCAGGCCATGGTGGCGAACATGCCCTGGTGGGTGTGCGTGCCGTTGGAGAAGAAGCGGTCGAACAGCAGGCCTTCCTTCGACAGCTTGTCCAGGTAAGGCGTGATATTGCCCGGCGCGCCCAGCGCACCGACCGAGTGACCGGCCATGCTTTCCATCAGGATCACGACGACGTTCTTGATCGGCAGGGTCTTGTCGGCCGGTGGCATGTAGTCACGGCGTACCGCAGCGATGTCGGCGTCGACCAGTTTGTCGTCCGGCATCAGCAACATGTCGCGCACCACTTTTTGCGCCTGTTCCTGCGGCAGAGTGGCTTTCCAGATGTTGTCGCGGTCTTCGCCCATGCGCGCCTTGGCGGCAGCGATCAACGACAGCGTGCCGTTGAGGCCGAGCTGGTTGGCGAAGTTGGAATCGGTGGTGTACACATCGCCCCAACGCATTGGCGGGCCCTGACGCAAGGTGCCACGAGCGGCGACTACGCAGATCAGCAGGCAGACCACGAACACCGCCAGACGGGTGTACCACGGCGCGACCTGACGCGAGCTGACACTGCCGCCACTGAACGGCCCGCGCGGGCGGGTGGCGCGGTCGGCGCCCTTGAACGCCAGGGTCAGAATGACTGTGCCGATGACCCACGCCAGCAGGTAGCGAACCACCGGGAAACCGTACCAGAGCATGCTCATCACGGTTTTCGGGTCTTCTTTCACGTACTGGAACACCAGACCGTTAAGGCGCTGGTGAAACTCACGGTAGAAGTCCATCTCCATCAGGCCGAGGAACAGCGCAATGCTCGACGCGATGGTCAGCCACAGGCGGAAGAAACCGCGCGCGGCCATGGCCCGAGCGCTGAACAGTGCCAGCACCAGCGGAATGCACAGGTAGACCACCAGGCGCAGATCGAAGCGCAGGCCATTGACGAACGCTTCAATGAAGGTCGAGGCTGGGGTGTCGAGGATCATCTCGCGGTTGTAGACCAGCAGCGCGAGGCGCAGCACGGAAAACATCACCATCATGACCAGCGCACAAAGCAGCGTGTAGGCCAGATGCGATTTGACGGTCGGTTGCAGCAGGCGACTGGAAGATCGCTGCTGATTCAGGGCGTCCGGGTTTGCCATGTCGTTTTAGGACCCATTGGAAAGTTGAAGTTGCAAAGAATAAAGCGGCGCCGTGCCCTCTATTGGTCATTCCAGACCCCGGGGCGTGCGCGGTGCGCAAATGTTGCACGATCACCCGCACCATTGCCATTGATTACTGCTGCGCCGCCAGTGCTTTCATTTAGAGCCCTGACAGCGAGGCAACAGCGCGGGCGAATTGTCGGGAAGACTTTGTGAAAATTTCGTCCAACGCATATCTGGAAACACAATAAAGCCGGAAACGAAACGCCCCGAATCAATCGGGGCGTTTATTTCAAAGTGCGCGGATTATTTCTCGGCGCGTTGCTTCAAGGCTTTGAGCGTATTGAATGGCGCATCGACCACGAACTTGTTGGCAACCATGGCCGGCACGCTGCCGCCTGGTTCGGTGTGCACTTGATAAGTCACTTCGACCTGATCGCCTTTGGGCACGAACTTCCAGAAGCCCTTGACTTGCTGAACCCGGACGAAGCCTTTTTCTTCCGGCAGATAAGTCGGCACACCTTCGAGATTGCGGGTCAGGCTGCCATCGGCGCCTTCGACGGTGGTGATGCGCAACACCGAATCACGAGGAGTGACCGGCCACGGCGTGTTGAACTGGGTGTAGGTCCAGCTCTGGTCGCCCTCGTGCTTGAGCAGTTTCTGGCTTTTGCATTCGTGAATCCAGGCGCAGGCACCGGCGACGTCTTCCTGCAGCGCGCGCAATTTGGCGATGGTGGTGTTCATCAGCGCGACGCCCTGGTAGGACTTGTAGTCCGAGCCGGGTATCTCGCTCAGCGAGACCTTGATGCCGTCCTCGTTCTTGGCGACCTTCCAGTCTTCAGCCTGAGCAACCGAGGTGGCCAGCACAGCGGTCAAACCACACAAGAGAGCAATACGATGCAGCGAACCCATAGTCTTTTCCTTATTGTTGAAGTTCCGTTGCCTTGACACATCACGCCGCGGTCATGGCCTCCCACCAACCGATCAGCCTGATCGCTTCTTCGGCGCTGCTGCCACAGACTTCAACGTCGGCAGCGAAGCCTGCGCAGACTGGCGGACGCTCCGGGCGGCCGAAAATGCTGCACAGGTTATCGACCGACAGCTGCACGCAACGTTCGCCGGCAGGTTTGCCATCGGGCATGCCGGGAATCGGCGAACTGATGGACGGGGCAATGCAGCAAGCCCCACAGCCTTCACGGCATTTCATGACGAACAATCCTCGCAACGGGCGATGTGTAAAGAGACGGGAAACAGAGTAACCGCTAAAACGGCTGTTTCAAATTGTCTGCGGCGGGTTTTCAGCGATAAGTGGAAGTGACTGACCAGTCTCCGACCAAGCGTCTGTTCTGCGGGTCACAGCCAAGCGTCATTTACTGTTTGAATTCAAAGTCCAGCGCCGCGCCTTCGACTTCACGGCGTTCGTCATTGCGCAGTTGCAGCTGCATTTCGTTGCTGAGCAGACGCCCGTTGAGCTGGAAGCCGCTGTCTTTTTCGCCAAACATCTGCGGCAGAATCGCCTCGCGCTTGGGCAGTTCCACCGTGCCTTTGGGCTTCAACTCTTCAACCATATCCCTGGGGAGGCTGAGGTCGAGCTTCGCCGACGGTAATCGGGTTTTCGCGACTTCGCTGGCGGGTTTCGATTTCGAGGCTACCGGGCGGCGCTTCTTCACCGTGGCGGCTTTTTTCGACTGGGCTTTTTTGGCGGGTGCCGCGGTTTTCGCGGTTTTCTTGCTCGTACTGGTCGCGGCCGGTTTTTCCTGGGTGGCAGCCGCCATGACACTCGGCACCTGACCGATCATCAACAAACCCAGCAAAACCCACGCGGCAGGAACAATCGCTTTCATGGACCCAACGAACTAACGGCAGAGGGCCACATGCTCGCTCGTTGTGCGCGACAAGACAAGCCTGACCTGCCGCTCGTTCAGAATCCGCCAGCGGTTTCCTGACACAGTTGCGTCGCCAGCAACCCCAGCGTCATCAACGCCCGTTCCGCCTCGCGGTTCCACGGAATCCCGCAATTGAGGCGGATACAGTGGTTGAACTGCTCGGTGTTACTGAAGATCAGCCCCGGCGCAATACTGATGCCCTGCTGCAACGCACGCACATGCAATTCTTGCGTGTTGACCCGCCCCGGCAAACTCACCCAAAGGATGAAACCGCCCGTGGGCCGGGTCATTTGCGTGCCTTCGGGGAAGTGCTGCTGCACCGCCAACTGGAAGGCGCTGAGGTTTTTCCGGTATTCCTGGCGGATGTACCGTAAATGCCGGTCATAGCCGCCGTTTTCCAGATAAGCGGCAATCGCCATCTGCGTGACACTGCAGGCCGAATGCGTGCTGAAGGTCTGCAAACGCTGGATTTCCTGCTGATACTTGCCAGCGATCATCCAGCCGATGCGCACACCCGGCGACAGGGTCTTGGAAAAGCTCGAACAGTAAATCACCCGATCGAGGCGGTCATAGGCCTTGAGCGCTTTGGTCTTGCCCTGCTCGAACATCAGCTCGCCGTAGATATCGTCCTCGACAATCTGGATATCGAAATCCGAGGCCAGCCGCAGCAGTTGTTTCTGCCGCTCTTCGGGCATGGTGCCGCCCAGCGGATTGCTCAGGCGAGTGGTCAGCACCAATGCCTTGATCGACCATTGGTTGGCCGCCAGTTGCAACGCTTCCAGGCTCATGCCGGTGGCGGGATCGCTGGGGATTTCGATGACTTTGAGACCGAGCAGATCGGCCAGTTGCAGCAGACCGTAATACGTCGGGGACTCAGCAGCGATCAGATCCCCCGGCCGGGTCAGCACCCGCAAGGACATTTGCAGGGCATCGACACAACCGTGGGTGATCACCACCTCAGACGGATCGACCACCACACCGGCATCGCGCATGCGTATCGCCACCTGCCGGCGCAGCGGTTCAAAACCGGGGCTGAACATGTAACTGAAAGCGCGCGGACTATGGAAACGCGTGACCTTGGCCAATTGCTGGTGCAACGCACGCACCGGCAAGTAATCGACACTCGGCACCGCCGCACCCAGCGGAAACACCCCTTCACGACGCGACTCGACCAACACCTGCTGAATGATACTGCTGCGCGTCACCAGCCCCGGCCGCTCAACCCGCGCAATGTCCGGCGTCGGCGCCGTCAGCGCCGGCGTCTGGTGCACGTAATAACCCGACTGCGGCCGCGCCCGAATCAAGCCCTGATCCTCAAGATTGGCGTAAGCCTGCAACACCGTTGCATGGCTGACATTGAGCTGCGAACTCATCTTGCGCACCGAAGGCACCCGCTCCCCCGGCTGATAAACGCCACGCCGAATATCCTCGGCCAGCTGCTGAGCAATACGTTGGTAGAGCAAGAGATTGGTCATGACGCAGCACTCGATTTCACGGGCGATTTTATTCTTGTGCGAAACAATACCGGAACAGTTTAGAAGTGTACTGGGACAGTTGTCACTTTAGTCGACGATACAGTGCGGTGTCTGCGGGACTGTGCTGTTTTTTTGAGAAGTGGTCGAGGAATGTGGCTCAAGATCAAAAGCCCCTCACCCTAGCCCTCTCCCAGAGGGAGAGGGGACTGACCGAGGTGCATGCGAGAGTTACGCCGACATGGAATACCGAGTCGTACTCAAACTTTTAAACCAACCGAAATCGGCTCCCTCTCCTGGGGGAGAGGGCTGGGGTGAGGGGCGAATCCACCACAAACCCCAAGCCAACCCCCCGCTTCTAACCACTCATTACAATGAGCGCCAGCTCGAGTGCTCTTGATCTTGCCTAACCAGCGACATCGGAAGGCTGAGTGCAGGGATTGATCCGGGCGTGGGAGCGCAGCGACCGTCTGGCGCAGCCAGACACAGCGGACGTAGGTGCAGCGAAGCAAACCGTAGCCGCTGCGCCCGGATCGATCCCGGAGCGAAGGGACCCGAGCCTGCGAGGGCCGAACGCAGGAGCAAGCCTTTTCGGTTACCTTTTCGGCGTCTGGAAAAGGTGACTCGCCGTAAGGGCGAAACCGCCATCAGCATCACCCAAAAAAACGGATATTCACCCAAAAACCCAAGAGCCTGGTCGGCCCAGAGGCCGCCAAGGCCAACCTAACGAGCCGCCCCGAGTTGCCCCTTTTCATCAGAAAAAACAATCTCAACCCGACGATTCTGCGCCCGCCCACGCTCGGAAGCGTTGGCGTCTACAGGGTACTCATCCCCATACCCCTCAACCTGAATCCGCTTGTCATCAATGCCCAGGTCAATCAACACATCCGCCACCGACTGCGCCCGGTCACGCGACAACTTGAGATTCTCCTGCTTGCCCCCGGTACTGTCGGTATAACCCTCGATCCGCACCACACGCTTGGGATTCAACTGCAGAAACTGCACAATCTTCAGCACCACGCGATTGGCCGAATTCTTCAGCTCCGCCTCACCGGTATCGAACAGCACATCGCCCAGCGTCATCACCAGACCCCGATCAGTCTGCGTAGTCGCCAACGCAACGATCTGCTCCTCAAGCCACTTGCCCTGCTGCTGCACACTCAACAACTTCGATTCGCGCAAGGCCAGTTGCAGACGTTGGCGCTCCAGTTCCAGCTTGGCTGCGCGCTCTTCGTTGAGCACCTGATTGGTATGCTCACGAGCAATTTCGCTGTAACGCTGGCTCAGATAAGCGTAATGCACCACGTCCGAACCGCTGCCCCAATAGGTCGACAGGCGATCGGCGCGGGCCAAAGACTCACCGGCACGAATCACATCTTTCGGCGCGATACGCAATACGTTCGAATCTTCCTTGACCTTCTGAAAGTCGCTGCCAGCCTGCTGCAACGCCGCTTCACTGTGCTGTCCGGCGCAGCCAGAAAGGCTGGCGCAACTGACGAGGATCAGGCTGCCGAGGATTTTCGCTGACAGGTTCATTGGGCATTCCCCAGTTGCTTGCGCAGTCGGGTGATGCGGGTGTTCAGTACATTCAATTGCTCTTCACTTTTCTGGGTCAGCACCTTGGCTTCGGCCAGCCGGGCGTCCAGTTCAGCCTGCTCGGCGCGCATCCGCGCGTTGCGGTAAGACTGGTCAGCCATGTTGCCTCTGGCGCGTGTGTACTTGGTTTCTGCCAGTTTCATTTCCGGCACTTCATCGGCCGTGGCGCCAACGGCCTTGGCCTGAGTAATGGCCTGCTCGGTCAGACGCATTTGTTCGATGGGTGCCGGATCGGTCGCGCAACCGGCCAGAGCCAGAACGGCCACGGCCGCGAAAAGAGGTCGAATACTCACTAAGAATCCCTACTGTTTGGGGGCACTGACGGGTTGTGGCGGCTGTTGCTGCTGCGCCTTCCAGCGCTCGATATTGCGTTGCAGTGCAGCTTCCGTCAGTCCGGACGCGGGCAATTCTGTCATCTTTTTGGCGAGCTGTCCGCGCAACCACGGATCGTTACACGCCGAGTTATGGGAAACCGCGAGAAACAAACCGGGCCGATCGATGGGTTGCTCGAACGCCAGCAGATCGTTGGTCATGCCCAGCGCCTGCGCGGCCGCCATGCCCGAGTAGCGGCCGGCGAGGACATATTCCACTTCCCCCAGAAGCAGTTTCTGCAGAGCTTGGGTGAGGTTGGCCGTCTTGGTCAGGGTCAGATTCTGCTCGGCGAAAATACCGAATGCCTGGGTCATCCGCGACTTTTCCGACAGAGCGCCGGCATGCCCGTGCAGGTCTCTGGCGTCGCTGTAAACCAGCGTCGAGCCTTTGCGGGTCCAGACCAGATAGTCGTTTTCCAGCAGCGGTGGATGAACGTAATCGAGGGTTTCCAGCTCGTTGAGGGTCAGCGGCGCGTCGGCCAGCAGGTCCATGCGCCCGCTGCGCACCTCATCAAGGGCTTGCGCGCGTTTGCCGGCATACAGCAGATCGATTTTGATGCCGAGGTCTTTGCCGACTTGCTGCAACAGGTCGGCACTGGCACCGATCAGCCGTTTCGGGTTTTGCGGGTCCTGCCACAGGTACGGTGGCGCATCCGGGCTGCCGGTGACGACGAGGCGTTCGCACTTGCCCGCCGCTGATGCCACCACGGGCAACAGGGCCAGACCCAACAACCATCCGCAGCGCAGATCCATGGCAACACGCCCCCACTCAAATTCAAGACAAAAAAAACCCGACCAAACGGTCGGGCTCTTTATAAGTGAAGCGGCTGGATTAGACCAGCTTCTCCAGCTCGGGTACCGCTTCGAACAGGTCAGCCACGAGGCCGTAATCGGCCACCTGGAAGATCGGCGCTTCTTCGTCCTTGTTGATCGCAACGATCACTTTGGAGTCTTTCATGCCGGCCAGGTGCTGGATCGCGCCGGAGATACCGACGGCGATGTACAGCTGTGGCGCAACGATCTTGCCGGTCTGACCGACCTGCATGTCGTTAGGTACGAAACCTGCGTCGACCGCGGCGCGCGAAGCACCAACGGCAGCGCCGAGCTTGTCGGCCAGAGCGTACAGGTGTTTGAAGTTGTCGCCGTTCTGCATGCCGCGGCCGCCGGAAACGACGATCTTGGCAGCGGTCAGCTCTGGACGATCGGACTTGGCCAGCTCTTCGCCAACGAAGCTCGAAATGCCCGCATCGTGCGCAGCGCCAACGGCTTCAACAGCCGCCGAACCGCCTTCTGCGGCAACCGGGTCGAAACCGGTGGCACGCACGGTGATCACTTTGATCGCGGCGGTCGATTGCACGGTAGCGATGGCGTTACCGGCGTAGATCGGGCGCTTGAAGGTGTCAGCGCTTTCGACCGAGATGATCTCGGAGATCTGGTCAACGTCCAGCGCAGCAGCAACGCGCGGCAGGATGTTTTTGCCGTTGGAGGTGGCGGCAGCCAGGATGTGGCTGTAACCAGCGCCCCCGCCTTCATGGGCAAGAGCTGCAACCAGCGGAGCAACGTTTTCCGGCAGCTGATGCGCGTAAGCGGCATTGTCAGCGTTGAGGACTTTGCTCACGCCAGCGATCTTCGCAGCGGCTTCGGCCACCGGGCCTGCGCCCTGACC comes from the Pseudomonas granadensis genome and includes:
- a CDS encoding electron transfer flavoprotein subunit alpha/FixB family protein, which codes for MTILVIAEHDNKVLAPATLNTVAAAAKIGGDIHVLVAGQGAGPVAEAAAKIAGVSKVLNADNAAYAHQLPENVAPLVAALAHEGGGAGYSHILAAATSNGKNILPRVAAALDVDQISEIISVESADTFKRPIYAGNAIATVQSTAAIKVITVRATGFDPVAAEGGSAAVEAVGAAHDAGISSFVGEELAKSDRPELTAAKIVVSGGRGMQNGDNFKHLYALADKLGAAVGASRAAVDAGFVPNDMQVGQTGKIVAPQLYIAVGISGAIQHLAGMKDSKVIVAINKDEEAPIFQVADYGLVADLFEAVPELEKLV
- a CDS encoding OmpA family protein — encoded protein: MNLSAKILGSLILVSCASLSGCAGQHSEAALQQAGSDFQKVKEDSNVLRIAPKDVIRAGESLARADRLSTYWGSGSDVVHYAYLSQRYSEIAREHTNQVLNEERAAKLELERQRLQLALRESKLLSVQQQGKWLEEQIVALATTQTDRGLVMTLGDVLFDTGEAELKNSANRVVLKIVQFLQLNPKRVVRIEGYTDSTGGKQENLKLSRDRAQSVADVLIDLGIDDKRIQVEGYGDEYPVDANASERGRAQNRRVEIVFSDEKGQLGAAR
- a CDS encoding aminotransferase-like domain-containing protein, with product MTNLLLYQRIAQQLAEDIRRGVYQPGERVPSVRKMSSQLNVSHATVLQAYANLEDQGLIRARPQSGYYVHQTPALTAPTPDIARVERPGLVTRSSIIQQVLVESRREGVFPLGAAVPSVDYLPVRALHQQLAKVTRFHSPRAFSYMFSPGFEPLRRQVAIRMRDAGVVVDPSEVVITHGCVDALQMSLRVLTRPGDLIAAESPTYYGLLQLADLLGLKVIEIPSDPATGMSLEALQLAANQWSIKALVLTTRLSNPLGGTMPEERQKQLLRLASDFDIQIVEDDIYGELMFEQGKTKALKAYDRLDRVIYCSSFSKTLSPGVRIGWMIAGKYQQEIQRLQTFSTHSACSVTQMAIAAYLENGGYDRHLRYIRQEYRKNLSAFQLAVQQHFPEGTQMTRPTGGFILWVSLPGRVNTQELHVRALQQGISIAPGLIFSNTEQFNHCIRLNCGIPWNREAERALMTLGLLATQLCQETAGGF
- a CDS encoding DUF4398 domain-containing protein, which gives rise to MSIRPLFAAVAVLALAGCATDPAPIEQMRLTEQAITQAKAVGATADEVPEMKLAETKYTRARGNMADQSYRNARMRAEQAELDARLAEAKVLTQKSEEQLNVLNTRITRLRKQLGNAQ
- a CDS encoding substrate-binding periplasmic protein, with the protein product MDLRCGWLLGLALLPVVASAAGKCERLVVTGSPDAPPYLWQDPQNPKRLIGASADLLQQVGKDLGIKIDLLYAGKRAQALDEVRSGRMDLLADAPLTLNELETLDYVHPPLLENDYLVWTRKGSTLVYSDARDLHGHAGALSEKSRMTQAFGIFAEQNLTLTKTANLTQALQKLLLGEVEYVLAGRYSGMAAAQALGMTNDLLAFEQPIDRPGLFLAVSHNSACNDPWLRGQLAKKMTELPASGLTEAALQRNIERWKAQQQQPPQPVSAPKQ